The following are encoded together in the bacterium genome:
- a CDS encoding OmpA family protein — MRTLTSAVLMIALALQLVGCSASKTTKGTAIGTGSGAVVGGVIGKQLGNTALGAILGAAIGGAAGSYIGSRMDKQAEELQKELAEAEVNRVGEGIQVTLKSGLLFDTNKSTLQPVAKTELQEFASNLNKYPDTNLLIEGHADSQGEEAYNQKLSEQRAAAVADFLIQQKVDPARITTKGYGETQPKMSNDTAEGRAANRRVEIIIVANEKLKQEAVANTKS; from the coding sequence ATGCGTACATTAACGTCTGCAGTGCTCATGATCGCTTTGGCGCTGCAATTGGTTGGGTGCAGTGCCAGCAAGACCACCAAAGGCACGGCCATCGGTACCGGTTCAGGCGCTGTGGTCGGCGGCGTGATCGGCAAGCAATTGGGCAATACCGCTCTGGGCGCCATCCTCGGCGCTGCCATCGGCGGAGCCGCGGGCTCTTATATCGGCAGCCGAATGGACAAGCAGGCTGAAGAGCTGCAAAAAGAACTCGCCGAAGCTGAAGTGAACCGCGTCGGCGAAGGGATCCAGGTTACCCTGAAATCCGGACTGCTGTTCGACACCAACAAGTCGACGCTGCAGCCCGTTGCCAAGACCGAACTGCAAGAGTTCGCCAGCAACCTGAACAAGTACCCGGATACGAATCTGCTCATCGAGGGGCACGCGGACTCCCAGGGTGAAGAGGCGTACAATCAAAAGCTGTCTGAACAGCGCGCTGCCGCGGTCGCCGATTTTCTCATTCAGCAGAAAGTCGACCCCGCCCGTATCACCACCAAGGGCTACGGCGAAACCCAGCCGAAGATGAGCAACGACACGGCGGAAGGCCGCGCGGCCAATCGTCGCGTTGAAATCATCATCGTGGCCAATGAAAAACTGAAACAGGAAGCGGTCGCCAACACCAAATCCTGA